The following proteins come from a genomic window of Hydractinia symbiolongicarpus strain clone_291-10 chromosome 2, HSymV2.1, whole genome shotgun sequence:
- the LOC130630167 gene encoding uncharacterized protein LOC130630167, translating into MTSEKLKKSDYIFNRITEMTYHCHMIDLMRGRSWFKTPEWLQKKHCIINPKNEDEQCFKWAVIAALHFDSIGAHPERISKLKPFVEQYNWSGIEFPTPNTHWKKFERQNPNVALNVYFSEEDFQVRQAYVSKHNTTRKKVADVLIIQEGGKKHYVAIKRYSALMRGLSSRHRGDHYCRNCMHGFRSQETRDNHMKVCMDHDFCEIVMPEEGTVLKHEDGQKLLRMPFVIYADTECILEPVQGCDGDPEKSHTRDVSKHVASGYAFMTKFAHGEVEESSDCYRGKDCMERFCKGLRDQVNRAIRHPQKKIIPLTHEEKEAYKSAKRCFICEGVFKKNNEDITMRKVRDHCHYTGQYRGAAHSSCNLKYRIPNEIPVVMHNRSRYDDHIIIKQLAREFKSHEFKCLGENSEKYISFSIKQSVTFQGKDGEPLKQMKKNKKTNQMKEVEINTTCKIKFINSCRFMQSSLSSLVDNLAGTNSESVSCNDCKSNMELIEIDSEYKAQFKCQTCYCSYKTVELNERSMKKKFSNTLKHAKGNDEHFKLLLRKGVYPYEYMDAWERFEETALPPKAQFYSSLNLKNITENDYKHAQKVWKAFNIKNLGEYHDLYVMSDTLLLADVFENFRDTCQNIYELDPAYFYTAPGLAWQAALKVTGQVLELLSDIDMLLMVEKGLRGGICQAIKRHAKANNPYMGELFDVNLLISYLLYIDANKLYGGAMSQKLPTHGFKWREDLENFTQAFIENYKNGDDGYFLEVDVHYPKKLHKLHNDLPFLPEKMRLNNDCEKLTCNVFDKEKYVLHIRKLQQALQHGLVLTKVHRVIEFKQSAWLKPYIDLNTKLRKDAKNDFEKDFFKLMNNSVFGKTMENVRKHGDIKLVTTEWRRKKLASVPNYHSTSRFDKKFVAMEMNKVKVVMNKPVYLGLSILDFSKLTMYKFHYDYIKPKFGAGAELCYMDTDSFVYHIKTDDVYKDIAGDVESRFDTSNYSPEDKLSLPIGKNKKKLCLMKDELGGKIMIEFVALRSKMYAYKTLEGYVQKKAKGTKKCVVKKQITFADYLNSLQTYQNLYRTQLRFTSRKHEIFTEKLNKIALSVDDDKRLQAQGGFTFAHGSSPGLVCKQELLTRVWHPDHVKLF; encoded by the coding sequence ATGACATCGGAGAAACTCAAAAAAAGCGACTACATCTTCAACCGAATCACAGAAATGACGTATCACTGCCACATGATTGACCTCATGAGAGGTAGATCATGGTTCAAGACACCCGAATGGCTGCAAAAAAAGCACTGCATCATCAATCCCAAAAATGAAGACGAACAgtgcttcaaatgggccgtCATTGCAGCCCTCCATTTTGATAGCATTGGAGCACATCCTGAGCGCATCTCGAAGCTCAAACCATTTGTTGAACAGTACAATTGGAGTGGCATCGAGTTCCCAACTCCCAACACACACTGGAAAAAGTTTGAAAGGCAAAACCCCAACGTGGCGCTGAATGTCTACTTTTCTGAAGAAGATTTTCAGGTCAGACAGGCATATGTTTCGAAACATAACACGACACGTAAAAAGGTGGCAGATGTGCTAATCATTCAAGAAGGAGGGAAAAAGCACTACGTTGCCATTAAAAGATACTCTGCGCTCATGCGCGGTTTATCATCTAGACATCGAGGTGATCATTACTGTCGAAACTGCATGCACGGATTCCGCAGTCAAGAGACACGAGACAATCACATGAAAGTGTGCATGGACCATGATTTTTGCGAGATTGTCATGCCTGAAGAAGGAACAGTCCTCAAACACGAAGATGGGCAAAAGTTGCTCAGAATGCCATTTGTCATCTATGCAGACACAGAATGTATCTTGGAACCTGTTCAAGGTTGTGATGGAGACCCTGAAAAATCACACACCAGAGACGTCAGCAAGCATGTGGCTTCAGGATATGCCTTCATGACCAAATTTGCACATGGAGAAGTTGAAGAATCATCCGACTGCTATCGTGGAAAAGACTGCATGGAAAGGTTTTGCAAGGGACTTAGAGATCAAGTCAATAGAGCTATCAGGCATCCACAGAAGAAGATTATCCCGTTGACCCACGAAGAGAAAGAAGCCTACAAGTCTGCAAAAAGATGCTTCATTTGCGAAGGAGTGTTCAAGAAGAACAACGAAGACATTACAATGCGCAAAGTTCGAGATCACTGTCACTACACTGGTCAGTATCGAGGAGCTGCACACAGTTCGTGCAACCTAAAATATCGCATCCCCAACGAGATTCCGGTGGTCATGCACAATCGCTCACGGTATGACGATCACATCATCATCAAGCAACTGGCCAGGGAATTCAAAAGCCACGAGTTTAAATGTCTGGGTGAAAACAGCGAAAAATACATTAGCTTCTCCATCAAGCAATCCGTCACATTTCAAGGAAAAGACGGCGAGCCGCTGAAGCAgatgaagaagaacaaaaaaaccAACCAAATGAAAGAAGTGGAAATCAACACGACCTGCAAAATCAAGTTCATCAATAGCTGCAGGTTCATGCAAAGCTCACTGTCAAGCCTTGTGGATAATTTAGCTGGAACCAACAGTGAAAGTGTCAGCTGCAACGACTGCAAATCAAACATGGAACTCATCGAGATTGACTCAGAGTACAAGGCGCAATTCAAGTGCCAAACCTGTTACTGCTCTTACAAGACGGTGGAACTGAATGAACGTTCCATGAAGAAGAAATTTTCCAACACATTGAAGCATGCAAAGGGCAATGACGAGCACTTTAAACTTTTGCTGCGCAAGGGTGTTTACCCCTACGAATACATGGATGCGTGGGAGCGTTTTGAAGAGACAGCACTTCCTCCAAAAGCACAATtttacagcagcttgaaccttAAAAACATCACCGAAAACGACTACAAGCATGCTCAAAAGGTGTGGAAGGCTTTCAACATCAAAAACCTTGGGGAGTACCACGATCTCTACGTGATGAGCGACACGCTTCTTTTAGCagacgtttttgaaaattttcgagACACTTGTCAAAACATCTACGAGCTTGATCCAGCGTATTTTTACACTGCTCCAGGCCTCGCATGGCAAGCAGCTCTAAAAGTGACGGGTCAGGTGCTCGAGCTTCTGTCAGACATCGACATGCTACTGATGGTTGAAAAGGGGCTCAGAGGTGGTATTTGCCAAGCAATCAAGCGCCATGCTAAGGCGAACAATCCGTACATGGGGGAATTGTTTGATGTCAACCTGTTGATCTCGTATCTGCTGTACATCGATGCCAACAAACTGTACGGAGGTGCCATGTCACAAAAGCTGCCAACACACGGCTTTAAGTGGCGTGAAGACCTCGAAAATTTTACTCAAGCTTTtatagaaaattataaaaatggagATGATGGCTATTTTCTTGAAGTGGATGTCCACTACCCGAAAAAGCTGCACAAACTCCACAACGACCTTCCATTCTTACCTGAAAAGATGCGTCTGAACAACGACTGTGAAAAGTTGACGTGCAATGTGTTTGACAAGGAAAAATACGTGCTGCACATTCGCAAATTGCAGCAGGCACTGCAGCATGGATTGGTTCTCACCAAGGTGCACCGAGTCATTGAGTTCAAGCAAAGTGCTTGGCTGAAGCCCTACATTGACTTGAACACAAAGCTGCGAAAGGATGCCAAAAATGACTTTgagaaagacttttttaagcTGATGAATAATAGCGTGTTTGGCAAGACCATGGAGAACGTTCGCAAGCACGGTGACATCAAACTGGTGACAACGGAATGGAGGCGCAAGAAGCTCGCATCAGTTCCAAATTATCACAGCACATCAAGATTTGACAAGAAATTTGTGGCAATGGAAATGAACAAAGTGAAGGTCGTCATGAACAAACCTGTCTACCTCGGCCTCTCCATCTTGGACTTTAGCAAACTCACGATGTATAAGTTTCACTATGACTACATCAAGCCGAAGTTTGGTGCAGGCGcagagctttgctacatggacacAGATAGTTTCGTCTACCACATCAAAACAGACGATGTCTATAAAGATATCGCAGGTGACGTTGAATCAAGGTTTGACACATCGAATTACAGTCCCGAAGACAAACTTTCCTTGCCTAttggcaaaaacaagaaaaaattgtgCTTAATGAAGGATGAACTTGGTGGCAAAATCATGATCGAATTTGTTGCATTGaggtcaaaaatgtatgcgtacAAGACACTCGAAGGATACGTGCAAAAGAAGGCAAAAGGTACAAAAAAGTGTGTCGTCAAGAAACAGATCACGTTCGCAGACTATTTGAACAGCCTGCAGACCTATCAAAATTTGTATCGCACGCAACTGAGATTTACCAGTCGAAAACACGAGATTTTCACTGAAAAGCTGAACAAAATTGCGCTAAGTGTTGATGATGACAAGCGACTTCAAGCTCAAGGTGGGTTCACCTTTGCACATGGAAGCAGTCCTGGATTGGTTTGCAAGCAAGAATTGCTCACCAGGGTGTGGCATCCCGACCATGTTAAACTGTTTTGA